A genomic window from Macadamia integrifolia cultivar HAES 741 unplaced genomic scaffold, SCU_Mint_v3 scaffold115, whole genome shotgun sequence includes:
- the LOC122062962 gene encoding probable dolichyl pyrophosphate Man9GlcNAc2 alpha-1,3-glucosyltransferase yields the protein MGRKVLKNGVDKCDVWWWLTNGSCAVSFLCIAIFALLVRVGVSFHPYSGAGDPPKYGDYEAQRHWMEITLNTATREWYHNSTTNDLLYWGLDYPPLTAYQSYVHALVLNYFHPDSVSLFTSRGHESPLGKLLMRWTVLSADALIFFPAVLCFIWVYYTGCRSGRKEGISWHLAMILVSPCLILIDHGHFQYNCISLGFTVGAVAAIFSENDLVACFLFSLALNHKQMSLYFAPAFFSHLLGKCFKRRYPLLEVSKLGLTVMGTFILIWWPYLYSTEAFMEVIFRLAPFERGLFEDYVANFWCTTSVLIKWKKLFTAQSLKLLSLIATVLGILPSMAQQLTSPSDQGFLYALLNGSFAFYLFSFQVHEKSILLPLLPASLLALEEPLLFKWFTFYAMFSMYPLLCRDHLILPYMALLALFLLIYYSPGGRQGGREVYLPIWARFVMSLLLLCSVLLHFVYLTFQPPEKYPFIFEALIMLICFSQFVFITVYTNTKQLRLLNSLTWVKKEKKLV from the exons ATGGGAAGGAAGGTGTTGAAGAATGGGGTTGATAAGTGTGATGTTTGGTGGTGGTTGACTAATGGAAGTTGTGCAGTTTCATTCCTGTGCATTGCCATCTTTGCATTGTTGGTGCGGGTGGGGGTTTCCTTCCATCCCTATTCAGGTGCTGGAGATCCGCCCAAGTATGGTGACTATGAGGCGCAGAGGCATTGGATGGAGATCACCCTTAACACTGCTACCAGGGAATGGTACCACAACAGCACCACCAATGATCTCCTCTATTGGGGCCTTGACTACCCTCCCCTTACTGCCTACCAGAGCTATGTGCATGCTCTCGTCCTTAACTACTTCCATCCTGATTCTGTTTCCCTTTTCACCTCCAGGGGTCATGAGTCCCCTCTTGG AAAACTTCTCATGAGGTGGACAGTGTTGTCAGCCGATGCTCTCATCTTTTTCCCTGCAGTTTTATGTTTCATCTGGGTATACTACACTGGTTGCCGCAGTGGCCGCAAAGAAGGAATTTCATGGCATCTTGCTATGATTTTAGTTAGCCCCTGTCTTATTCTAATTGATCATGGCCATTTTCAG TACAACTGCATTAGTTTGGGCTTTACAGTTGGAGCTGTTGCTGCCATATTCTCTGAAAACGATTTGGTAGCTTGTTTCTTGTTCAGTCTTGCACTCAACCATAAACAG ATGAGTTTATATTTTGCACCTGCATTTTTCAGCCATCTCTTAGGGAAATGCTTCAAGCGTCGGTATCCACTTCTTGAGGTTTCAAAACTGGGCTTGACAGTTATGGGAACATTTATTCTTATCTGGTGGCCTTATCTTTATTCAACAGAAGCATTTATGGAG GTTATCTTCCGCTTGGCTCCTTTCGAGAGAGGGCTTTTTGAGGATTATGTAGCTAACTTTTGGTGCACCACTTCCGTGCTTATAAAATGGAAGAAACTATTCACAGCCCAATCACTGAAGCTTCTCAGCTTAATTGCAACTGTTCTTGGTATACTTCCCTCCATGGCTCAACAGCTAACATCTCCAAGTGATCAGGGTTTTCTTTATGCACTACTGAATGGTTCATTTGCGTtctatttattctcattccaaG TTCATGAAAAGTCTATCCTGTTGCCTCTTTTACCGGCAAGTCTGTTGGCTTTGGAAGAGCCTCTTCTTTTCAAGTGGTTCACATTCTATGCCATGTTCTCAATGTATCCCCTTCTTTGCCGTGACCATCTGATTTTACCATACATGGCTTTACTTGCACTGTTCCTCCTTATTTACTATTCACCAGGTGGCAGACAAGGTGGAAGAGAGGTTTATCTCCCCATATGGGCAAGGTTTGTGATGTCCTTACTTCTCTTATGCTCTGTTCTACTTCATTTTGTCTACTTGACATTTCAGCCTCCAGAGAAGTATCCCTTCATCTTTGAGGCCTTGATCATGCTTATTTGCTTCTCTCAGTTTGTTTTTATTACTGTTTACACCAATACAAAGCAATTGAGGTTGT